The following coding sequences lie in one Benincasa hispida cultivar B227 chromosome 6, ASM972705v1, whole genome shotgun sequence genomic window:
- the LOC120079839 gene encoding S-adenosylmethionine decarboxylase proenzyme-like — MKILQKSPSTIPKFSYTATPKLTTFRPQFLLFFPLTPLLPLRGTFLLVSINSVSPISSLPHKIKSFVLSESLSPSTNFPVVFKPFFLWKFAEKFLVLPYIYYAIDEDFRRSVDVVMKTEGGKKKSSSSSSKSSKRQQYEAPLGYIIEDVRPHGGIEKFRSAAYSNCVRKPSSEQPPSPIGFEGFEKRLEITFSEPPIFQDPEGLGLRALTRTQLDSILEPACCTIVSHLCNFDFDSYVLSESSLFVYPRTIILKTCGTTKLLLSIPMILQLADSLSLAAVAVKYSRGTFIFPDYQPAPHRSFSEEVTVLNVYFGHLNSEAYVIGDPAVPNRNWHIYSAVKLESNVNRMDLVSLEICMMGLNRERAAVFFKKSGGEDSSAEKMTKMSKISEIIPNHTICDFEFDPCGYSMNGIEGSAYSTVHVTPEDGFSYASYEAMGFDATELPFSQLVNRALRCFSPAEFSIAATCGGGFRSWAVDHAAVEGYTCDNMVKQEMLGGELLVYRTYTVDRKRCVEPPPCKALLMQCWKEAAADSAEEEVVFHRVSSA, encoded by the exons ATGAAAATTTTGCAGAAAAGCCCCTCCACTATTCCAAAATTTTCTTATACTGCCACTCCCAAACTCACCACTTTCCGCCCTCAATTCCTACTCTTTTTTCCACTAACGCCACTCCTCCCACTCAGGGGCACCTTCCTCTTAGTCTCTATAAATAGCGTTTCTCCAATTTCTTCTTTACCTCACAAAATCAAATCCTTTGTTCTCTCTGAATCTCTCTCTCCTTCTACCAATTTTCCTGTGGTATTCAAACCTTTCTTTCTTTGGAAATTTGCCGAAAAATTCCTTGTTCTTCCCTATATTTATTACGCCATTGACGAAGATTTT AGAAGAAGCGTGGATGTTGTAATGAAGACGGAAGGCGGTAAGAAGAAATCTAGCAGTAGTAGTAGCAAGAGTAGTAAAAGGCAACAATACGAAGCTCCGCTTGGATACATTATTGAAGACGTTCGTCCTCACGGTGGCATTGAGAAGTTCCGATCTGCTGCTTATTCCAAC TGCGTGAGGAAGCCGTCCT CGGAACAACCTCCTTCTCCGATCGGATTCGAAGGTTTCGAAAAACGCCTAGAAATCACATTTTCCGAGCCGCCTATTTTCCAGGACCCTGAAGGACTCGGTCTCCGAGCTCTGACTCGAACTCAACTCGATTCAATCCTCGAACCTGCTTGCTGCACTATTGTTTCTCATCTCTGTAACTTCGATTTCGACTCTTACGTCCTCTCCGAATCGAGTCTCTTCGTTTATCCACGAACAATCATCCTCAAAACTTGCGGCACCACCAAGCTCCTCCTTTCCATTCCGATGATTCTCCAACTCGCTGATTCACTCTCACTCGCCGCCGTCGCCGTGAAATACTCCCGTGGAACCTTCATCTTTCCTGACTATCAACCTGCTCCTCACCGGAGCTTCTCCGAGGAAGTCACCGTACTGAATGTCTACTTCGGTCATCTCAACTCCGAGGCGTACGTGATCGGCGATCCGGCGGTTCCAAATCGCAACTGGCATATCTACTCGGCCGTAAAATTGGAGTCGAATGTGAACCGTATGGATTTGGTTTCTTTGGAGATTTGTATGATGGGATTGAACAGAGAGAGGGCAGCGGTGTTCTTCAAAAAATCTGGAGGAGAAGACTCATCGGCTGAGAAAATGACGAAAATGTCCAAAATCTCTGAGATAATTCCGAATCACACGATCTGCGACTTCGAATTCGATCCGTGTGGTTACTCAATGAACGGGATTGAAGGTTCAGCGTATTCTACGGTGCACGTTACTCCAGAGGATGGCTTCAGTTACGCCAGCTACGAAGCTATGGGCTTCGACGCGACAGAGCTGCCGTTCTCGCAGCTGGTGAATCGGGCGCTACGATGCTTTTCTCCGGCGGAATTCTCAATCGCCGCCACGTGCGGCGGCGGCTTCCGCTCGTGGGCTGTGGATCATGCTGCCGTGGAGGGGTACACGTGTGACAACATGGTGAAGCAGGAGATGCTAGGTGGCGAGTTGCTAGTTTACCGTACGTACACCGTGGATAGAAAAAGGTGCGTCGAGCCCCCGCCGTGCAAGGCGTTGCTGATGCAGTGCTGGAAGGAGGCTGCCGCCGATTCGGCGGAGGAAGAGGTGGTGTTCCACCGTGTGTCGTCAGCTTAG